Proteins encoded together in one Anaerotignum propionicum DSM 1682 window:
- a CDS encoding ABC transporter permease has product MSYMEFFTKHSNEILKAVITHIELVLISVGIGVIVAVPMGILLTRHKAAAKYILSAAGVIQTIPGLVLLGIMLILMGIGKPPAIAALSLYAILPILSNTYTGILEVDRHCIEAARGIGMSGMQTLFKVELPLAMPAIIGGLRLSTVYIISWATLAGMIGAGGLGDMIWTGLSTYETKYILAGAIPAAIMALVANALIGFLQRAMTPRGLRLGR; this is encoded by the coding sequence ATGAGTTATATGGAATTTTTTACAAAGCATTCCAATGAAATTCTCAAGGCCGTAATTACCCATATTGAGCTTGTACTCATTTCCGTTGGCATCGGTGTCATTGTGGCAGTACCCATGGGTATACTCCTTACCCGTCATAAAGCAGCGGCAAAATACATTTTATCCGCTGCAGGTGTGATTCAAACAATCCCTGGTCTGGTGTTATTGGGTATTATGCTGATTTTAATGGGCATCGGCAAGCCTCCGGCAATTGCCGCCCTTTCTCTTTATGCCATACTTCCAATTTTAAGTAATACTTATACGGGTATTTTGGAAGTAGATAGACATTGCATTGAAGCCGCAAGGGGTATCGGCATGAGCGGTATGCAGACTCTCTTTAAAGTGGAGCTGCCCCTAGCCATGCCGGCAATCATCGGTGGCCTACGCCTATCCACAGTTTATATTATCAGCTGGGCAACTCTGGCAGGAATGATTGGCGCAGGTGGTTTGGGTGATATGATTTGGACGGGACTTTCTACCTATGAAACAAAATATATTCTTGCAGGGGCAATCCCCGCTGCAATTATGGCTCTTGTGGCAAATGCATTGATTGGATTCCTCCAACGTGCAATGACGCCCCGCGGCCTAAGACTTGGGAGGTGA
- a CDS encoding ABC transporter permease, with the protein MTDLFSLTIQHMVLVLIAIGFSTIIGIFLGIISYWVPYLDKVILWVVDSLQTIPSLALLAILMIFFGLGNVTLVVGLILYSLLPIVRNTYLGLTGVPLHLKDAARGMGMSKLQRMIKVELPLSFPLIFSGIKIATVTALSIAVIGVLIGSGGLGYPIYRGIQTMNFSAIMKGTIPVVVMAVLFDLIMSKFEQKLVKRAK; encoded by the coding sequence ATGACTGATTTATTTTCCCTGACAATACAGCATATGGTTCTTGTTCTCATTGCCATAGGATTTTCTACAATTATCGGGATATTCCTTGGTATTATTTCCTATTGGGTGCCCTATCTGGATAAGGTAATCCTTTGGGTTGTGGATTCCTTACAGACCATTCCCTCATTGGCACTTCTAGCCATCTTGATGATTTTCTTCGGCCTTGGCAACGTAACCTTAGTGGTGGGACTCATTTTGTATTCCCTTCTGCCCATTGTTCGTAATACTTACCTTGGGTTAACGGGGGTACCTCTTCACTTAAAGGATGCGGCAAGGGGTATGGGTATGTCGAAACTGCAACGTATGATTAAGGTGGAACTGCCCCTTTCCTTTCCCCTGATTTTTTCAGGAATCAAAATTGCCACTGTGACTGCATTATCCATTGCGGTAATCGGGGTTTTAATCGGCTCCGGCGGTCTTGGTTATCCCATTTATCGTGGAATTCAAACCATGAACTTCTCCGCAATTATGAAGGGAACCATTCCGGTGGTGGTTATGGCAGTTTTATTTGACTTAATCATGTCTAAATTTGAGCAGAAACTCGTGAAACGAGCAAAATAA
- a CDS encoding glycine betaine ABC transporter substrate-binding protein, with protein sequence MKKKLLSLAVAATAVFSMALTGCGSKDTVVIGSKDFSENIILGEILSQLIENKTELKVERKLNMGGTFINFEALKKGDIDIYSEYTGTGLTAHLKMDVITNPEEAYNVVKEEFNKQFDISWLEPYGFNNTYAIAVTRAVADKYHLEKTSDLKGVSENLVFGGENEFFNRQDGFEGFCDLYGVTFKGDPKMMNVSLKYQAIGNNDMDATDAFTTDAEIKKYDLKVLEDDLNFFPPYYAAPLVRNDTLKEHPELKDVLNLLAGQISDEEMTELNYQVNVEQKKVEQVATDFLKSKDLLN encoded by the coding sequence ATGAAAAAAAAATTACTATCTTTGGCAGTTGCCGCTACAGCTGTTTTTTCCATGGCTTTGACAGGTTGCGGCAGTAAGGATACTGTTGTCATCGGTTCTAAGGATTTTAGCGAGAATATCATTCTTGGTGAAATTCTTTCTCAGCTGATTGAAAACAAAACAGAATTGAAGGTGGAACGGAAGCTGAATATGGGTGGCACCTTTATCAATTTTGAAGCACTGAAAAAGGGCGATATTGATATTTATTCCGAATATACTGGCACTGGTCTGACTGCCCACTTAAAAATGGATGTCATAACCAATCCCGAGGAAGCCTATAACGTGGTAAAAGAGGAATTTAATAAACAATTTGATATCTCTTGGTTGGAACCTTATGGCTTTAATAATACCTACGCCATCGCTGTTACAAGGGCAGTGGCTGATAAATATCATTTGGAAAAAACCTCTGATCTGAAGGGTGTTTCCGAAAATCTAGTATTCGGCGGTGAAAATGAATTCTTCAATCGTCAAGATGGGTTTGAAGGCTTCTGCGATTTGTATGGTGTCACCTTTAAGGGCGACCCTAAGATGATGAATGTATCCTTAAAATATCAAGCCATTGGCAATAATGATATGGATGCTACCGACGCCTTTACCACCGATGCAGAAATCAAAAAGTATGATTTAAAAGTATTGGAGGATGATTTAAACTTCTTCCCCCCTTATTATGCAGCTCCCCTGGTGCGTAATGATACCCTGAAAGAACACCCTGAGCTTAAGGACGTTCTGAACCTATTGGCGGGGCAAATTAGTGATGAGGAAATGACAGAATTGAATTATCAGGTTAATGTAGAGCAGAAAAAAGTGGAACAAGTGGCCACAGATTTCTTGAAAAGCAAGGACTTGCTGAACTAA
- a CDS encoding class I SAM-dependent methyltransferase, which yields MPRNDEIQNAYRTIGGEHTFYDGMITCYTFLGKAVCKIIWGMNRDENNRYLQFALQGIPSDFSGKMLEVPVGTGILTMPIYTNLQKAEITCVDYSEEMMVRAQGRGDAMDLHHVTFCQGDVGALDFPDKTFDLVLSLNGFHAFPDKEDAYREIFRVLKPGGIFAVVFMCKKRVNVQIGLFKGSMYQRDFLPRPLRRSKA from the coding sequence TTGCCAAGAAATGATGAAATACAAAATGCCTATAGAACCATAGGGGGAGAGCATACCTTTTATGATGGAATGATTACCTGCTATACTTTTTTGGGAAAGGCTGTATGCAAAATCATTTGGGGAATGAATCGAGATGAAAATAATCGGTATCTGCAATTTGCACTGCAGGGAATTCCTTCTGATTTTTCAGGTAAAATGCTGGAAGTACCTGTGGGTACAGGGATATTGACTATGCCTATATATACAAACCTACAGAAGGCCGAAATCACTTGCGTGGATTATTCCGAGGAAATGATGGTACGAGCGCAGGGCAGAGGGGATGCTATGGACCTTCACCATGTTACCTTTTGTCAAGGGGATGTGGGTGCATTGGATTTTCCTGATAAAACCTTTGATTTGGTGCTATCCCTCAATGGGTTTCATGCTTTTCCAGACAAAGAGGATGCATACAGAGAGATTTTTCGGGTACTAAAGCCCGGGGGTATTTTTGCGGTTGTTTTTATGTGCAAGAAGAGAGTAAACGTACAGATTGGTTTATTCAAAGGTTCTATGTACCAAAGGGATTTTTTACCCCGCCCTTTGAGACGAAGCAAAGCTTAG
- a CDS encoding ZIP family metal transporter, whose translation MILLIPFVGTSLGAAMVFFMKDEMNEKVKKLLLGFAAGVMIAASVWSLLIPAIDLAGEQRGPSWLPALIGFLLGVGFLLILDTIIPHLHLDSDKPEGVPSKLSKTSMLVLAVTLHNFPEGMAVGVTFAGAMLGGSNITMMSAFALALGIAIQNFPEGAIISMPLRNEGASKKKAFLYGVGSGVVEPVGAVITILLAKQVMPILPYFLSFAAGAMIYVVIEELIPESQAGEHSNIGTIGAALGFALMMVLDVALG comes from the coding sequence ATGATTTTACTGATTCCATTTGTCGGAACCTCATTAGGTGCTGCAATGGTGTTTTTTATGAAAGATGAAATGAATGAAAAGGTAAAAAAATTGCTTTTAGGCTTTGCGGCAGGCGTTATGATTGCCGCCTCAGTGTGGTCATTGTTGATTCCGGCTATTGACTTGGCCGGAGAGCAAAGGGGCCCTTCTTGGTTGCCTGCGTTGATTGGGTTTTTATTAGGTGTTGGATTTTTATTGATATTAGATACCATAATACCTCACTTGCATTTGGACAGTGATAAGCCGGAAGGTGTACCCAGCAAGCTTTCCAAAACATCAATGTTAGTGCTTGCCGTAACCCTACATAATTTTCCCGAGGGTATGGCTGTTGGTGTAACTTTTGCAGGAGCCATGTTGGGAGGCAGTAATATTACCATGATGTCTGCCTTTGCTTTGGCTTTGGGCATTGCAATACAAAATTTCCCAGAAGGGGCAATCATCTCTATGCCTTTGCGCAATGAAGGTGCCAGCAAGAAAAAGGCGTTTTTATATGGTGTGGGTTCCGGCGTTGTGGAGCCTGTGGGTGCGGTGATTACCATTTTGTTGGCAAAGCAAGTAATGCCCATATTGCCCTATTTTCTTTCCTTCGCCGCAGGGGCTATGATTTATGTGGTGATTGAGGAATTGATACCCGAATCACAAGCGGGGGAGCATTCCAACATAGGGACAATTGGTGCAGCGCTAGGTTTTGCGCTGATGATGGTATTGGATGTGGCGTTGGGCTGA
- a CDS encoding TetR/AcrR family transcriptional regulator produces the protein MKNEKETKEQLIQWGRKEFLEKGFAQASLRNICKNAGVTTGALYFFFENKEDLFASIVEEPLRELNQILDEHFDKELYQEEYLNQVKEDMEDLACAKEMLHCIYQNYDAFHLLLTKSRGSKFEHTEEQFVEMTEKKYRLMAERICLQRNLSKPADYMLHWFAHTQVNLFVHLVSHEKSEENAGRNLEAMVACMVACWNQLLQDK, from the coding sequence TTGAAAAACGAGAAAGAAACGAAAGAGCAGTTGATTCAGTGGGGCAGAAAAGAATTTTTGGAAAAAGGCTTTGCCCAAGCCTCCCTACGAAATATTTGCAAAAATGCAGGGGTCACCACAGGTGCCTTATATTTTTTCTTTGAAAATAAGGAAGATTTATTTGCTTCCATTGTGGAAGAGCCTTTAAGAGAGCTAAATCAGATTTTGGATGAGCATTTTGACAAAGAGCTATATCAGGAGGAATACCTTAATCAGGTAAAAGAGGATATGGAGGACTTGGCATGTGCAAAAGAAATGCTCCATTGCATTTACCAAAATTATGACGCATTCCATCTGTTGTTAACAAAATCCAGAGGCTCCAAGTTCGAGCATACAGAGGAGCAATTTGTGGAGATGACAGAAAAAAAATATCGTCTTATGGCTGAGCGGATTTGTTTACAAAGAAATCTGTCAAAACCAGCAGACTATATGCTTCACTGGTTTGCCCATACCCAAGTGAATCTTTTTGTACACTTGGTTTCCCATGAAAAATCTGAGGAGAATGCGGGGAGAAATTTGGAAGCGATGGTCGCATGCATGGTGGCTTGTTGGAATCAGTTACTGCAAGATAAGTGA